The Saccopteryx leptura isolate mSacLep1 chromosome 2, mSacLep1_pri_phased_curated, whole genome shotgun sequence genome has a window encoding:
- the CKS2 gene encoding cyclin-dependent kinases regulatory subunit 2, translating to MAHKQIYYSDKYFDEHYEYRHVMLPRELSKQVPKTHLMSEEEWRRLGVQQSLGWVHYMIHEPEPHILLFRRPLPKDQQK from the exons ATGGCTCACAAGCAGATCTACTACTCAGACAAATACTTCGACGAGCACTACGAGTACCG GCATGTCATGTTACCCAGAGAACTTTCCAAACAAGTACCCAAAACCCATCTGATGTCAGAAGAGGAGTGGAGGAGACTTGGTGTCCAACAGAGTCTAGGCTGGGTTCATTACATGATTCATGAGCCAG AACCACATATTCTTCTCTTTAGACGACCTCTTCCAAAAGATCAACAGAAATGA